CTGCCTCCCTGGCAGTGTTCAAACCACTTCCACCAGGGTCCGGGCTGAAGCCTCCAGTACAAATCCACCAGTACACAGGAGCAGGTATCCCACCTTGACTATGCAGGGCCTATGTGcctgtggaggaaagaagagccCCGTCACTAAGCGAAGGGCACTGGAAGAGCAGCTTGGAGGGGCAGAGCCAAGCTGCTCTTTTGAGCCACCACCAAACCTGTCTGCATGGAgaggggctccggctccggccTCCCCCTCAACAGAAAGTATCTTGGGCAGAAGCACGCCTGCGAAGAGCCAGGGTAGCTGCTGCCAGTGCAGGCCAGGAGGCTGCTGGTGCTCGCTATCTTGCCTGGGTCAAAAATGGGGGGCTCGCATCACATGTGAAAAGGGGGGCACTTCCTCCTCACATCCACTGCCAGCGTGTGCCCAAGTCACTGGTCTGGGTGGCTCCCCTGAATCAAAGGAGACAGGCTCAGAGCAGGGAATCATACCAGGGCTAGCAGGGGGCTCTCCCCAGCAGGTATTGCTGCTCTGGCAAGGCAGCAAGACTGCCACTGAACATCTCCCTGCCTGCTAGAAAAGCAGCCGCAGGAAAAAGGGCTCTGGCCCAGCCTTCTTCCCAACACGCTCGTCTCCCTTGTGCTGCGCAGTGTGATGCTGCCCAGGTGTGGcttgctgcctctgggaggcctgaGCCAGGAGCGTTCTGTGGGAGGACCAGAACTGCAGAATCTCACCGGAAGGAGACCAGGCCAAGATTGTCAGGTGCAGGGAACAGCCTCCAGGGCCAGGCAGGGGACCTGCATTGCAGCTTGTGCACTCTTGGTGCTCAGCAAGATGGGTCCGGGTGAGGATTTCCCAGTGAAGTGGTACCAGAGTGCCTTTGGGCTGACACCACCAGCCCATCCACTCCCACCCCTGCTGGCATGAGAACCTAAATCTGCATACAGACATGCAGGGCTCCTCCAAGCCCAGAGTAGTtcctctaagccagccattttcaaccactgtgccacggcacactggtgtgccacgaatggtccccaggtgtgccatgggaatttgggggaggatcatttatcaataggaccactggggaatttgagcccccaTTGATAGCATGTGCCTTGCTATcacatgccttgtcaattgtcaaaaagctgatggtgtgccttgaccattttagtgccttgccagtgtgccgcgagatgaaaaaggttgaaaatcactgctctaagcggCCCCATCTCTGTATGTATGGGATGCGGCTTTGCCAAAGACAGCTGCCCAAATGGCAgttgcgtttcagtgtaagtaaatgtaaagtcaggcacactggggcaaagaatcaaagctTTACGTATAAGCTaacaggttctgagctgtctatcaggagggagatcttggggtgcttgtggacagctcaatgaaagtgtcaacccaacgtGCACTggcaaagaaggctaattccatgcttgggatcattagaaaagatattgagaataagacagctaatattataatgccgctgtacaaatcactggtgaggccacacctggagtattgcgtctagTTCTGGTTTCCACATTTcagaaaggatattgtggaaatgaaaaaggtgcagaggagagcaaccaaaatgattaatgggctgaggcacctcccttacgaggaaaggctacagcatgtggggctcttcaatctagaaaagaggcgcctgaggggggacatgattgaggcatacaaaatcatgcaggggatggatagagagatgctcttttccctctcacgtaataccagaaccaggggacatccgctaacactgagtattgggagagttaggactgacaaaatatttctttacccagcctgtggaacttcttgccacaggaagtagtgatagcatcttgaTGGGAAGAGTGCCCCTATCAGTTCTGGGTGACACACGCTAGCCCACCACATTACTTCTCCTGCTCATGAATGGTCCAGCCCTAATCAGAATGTGGCAGACAGGAAGGCAACTGAAAGGTGCTGCGGTGACGGCGCAGGGGAGCGAGCTGTGCAAGCATCGGCCAAAGCCAAGCACTGGCTctcgggggaggagggcaggcagaacCAGAGGAGAAGGGGGGTGGTGTGCGAAGGCAGCAGCAACGTACCCTGGAAAAGAGGAGCAAGTGCCGGTACAGAGGTACCACTAGGGGGTATTCACAGAGCCGAGATACCATGGTGCCGCCTGGCTGGAAAGAGAAAGCAGAGGTCACTGGTCAGCGCGCAGAATGccaggcaatgggggaggggggtgttccaCATACCCATCAGCAACACCCCACCTTCTGTTAGGGGACTTTACAATCTCAAGAACCTCAAGCTTCTAGTCCTCTCGGAAAAGGCTAGtgcctgcttttatttttctggaAGGAAGTCTACAGTGATTTTAAGCACCTGAGTCTCAGAATCAAAATTCGGGGGAAGGATGCGAGGAGTGTCCCAGGGGCTGCAGAACTGGAGAGGGGTGCAGAGTTCACAGGAGCAGGAGGGGAAGGACAGGCTTCGGCTGACAGCAGAACCGTCCCCTGGCTGATGACCCCGCAGTCTCCGCAGGACAGGAGTGTAACAGGCCTGGGCAGGTGGCCTTTGCTCTGCACTCCTCACTGCCCCAGAAGGAGCCTTACCCATGgcctccccccttcttcccccggTGGCATGGCAAAGGGCAGAGTCAGGCTTACATCAGCCGGGCGCTCCACGCAGCACCAGAAAGGGTGGGTGTGGTCAGGGGAGCAACGAGGGCTCCACCCCAGAGCAGCtagaaggaaaagagaaaggtgGAGGCCAGATTTTCTTGGGAGTGGGgacagggtgggagaggaagaCCACACGTGCACACAAGGCACTAATCTACCAGCATGCAGGAACACCTGCCACCCCCCAGCAGCCGCCTCTAGGAAGATGTGCGCCACTGATCCATGCTGCGCACCATGCTCAAGCACCACAACAAACTGCTGGCGTGTGTCTCTTCTTCGGCTAACAAGTCGAGCACCCACAATTCCGATGGGCAGGAGGGTAAGTAAGGTGGGCGAGCAGGCGGGGTGAAAAAGGGGGCTCAGCAAGGCCTCCCTCCTCACACGCTTGAGAAGCAAGCACAAGATTCCTCCCGGTTTCtgtttccttccccacctcctatTTTCTGAGTCTCCCTTTCTCAGCTAGGCCTCCATCAGGCACTGCTGGGCCAGCCAACCACAACCTTGCCCCAACACAGGCTACAGAAGGCTCCCCTGCCCCACAGCTCATCTGCCTGTCATCCAGGTTGCTGGTGGAACTGGAGAACCAGGCCAGCAAGCAGCCCTCTTTTCCACATGCTCCTGTCCTGTCTGGAGTCCAGACCACGACCAACAAAGGTCAGACCTCTCAACATCAGCACCCTGATCCACTGGCTTCTTTCTgatgtacagtacacactttcttCAGCAGCACACCCAGCTTTCACTGGTGCAGACAACACAACTGCTACAACCCCCACAGAATCACTCCACCAGAGCTCGATCTGAAATCACAAGCCCCACCCTACCTTGACTCCCATATTTTTTTAACCAAAGCATGCCCTCTCCATagcagtaacagcagcagctTAATGGGGCTGGTCCAAAAGGAAGAGGGCCAAGCACCCTCTGTCCCTGCTGTCATTGGAACACAGAGTGGTTCCAGCCAGgaattgtgaggacaaaagagccCATCTCTCCCCCTTGTTTAAACGCACAGCAGACCACTGAGAATCCCTGTATAACTCCCTGCACAGGTTGTCCCTACTGAAAGTATTTGCTGGGCTGGGCAAGTTTTCTTCCAgactgggaaggggaagggatgCAGGAGGAAGGAAACTGAGGGGACCAGAAGAAACCCCTGTGGAGTGGAGCAGGGAGGAGAAGAAGAGCATCtgcagggaggagaagagggaccGTGGAGGCGGAGGTGAGACTTGCCTTCCTCGCCTGTGGTTGGTTTCATCCCTTCAATCTGCTCCTCCAGGCGCTTGATTTGAGCTTCCAGTTCCAGGTTGCGGTTCTCGGCTTCCTTTAGTTGGCTGTGCAGAAACAGACAAGATGAGTTAGAACTTGCTGGGGAGATGGGGAGAGCCGCTCCCCCAAACCAAGAAAATTTGGCAGCTAATGAGGACTTTGAGAAAGTCATCTTGGGCCTTCGGGGAGGGTTTGACTCCTTTGAGAGTTCTGGGGTCAGGCTTGATCCAGCAACAGTCGAGCTTTTCTGCACTGAACTCGAGCTGCATCACACCACACAAGAAGATCGATCAGCAAACCTATCAGAGATTGTGGTTGCCTAGCAGGAAgaagcccccccacacacacacatttgccaCCCACCTCTCACCTGGCAAAGGTCTGGTTGGCCACCTTGACCATGCTCAGCTCCTGGCACAGCATCTCCCGGCTCCGCAGCTCCGCCTCGAGTGCTGACTGCAACTCCAGAAAGGTGCCCAGGTCCAGGGTCTGCCCACTGGGCAGCTTGCAGGACTGGCAGGGACAAGAAGGGGCACCAGGGTCACCAGACCTTGTGCACAGAGAAAGGAGAGCCGCCAGCACCACTGGACGCCTCCTAATGCCCGTCTCCCCCACCTACCAGCTCCTCGGAGGGGTCTTTTGGGGTCTGCTCCCCTGATGGGGCCCTCCTGGGGCAGTCGATTTCCATTGTGAGGTCCTCGTGGCTTCTCTCCTCAGGCTCATTCTGTCTGAGAGAAAGGGAGACTCTCACCGGCCCTGTCCTTGGAGCAAGCAACAGGGCCAGGCTGAACAGCAGGCAAGTGGTGGCTCTGGCCAGTTATCTCTGGCCCTGACGGTTGCCAGGAAATTCACAGGGAAGGGCAGCTGTGCGTGTGAGCAGTGGGGGGCTCAGAGCTGGCCTCCTCTCCGGGCAGCCTGGAGGAAAAGCAGCCCTGGAAATACGCGAGGCATGTCAGGTTTCTGGGGCTGCGCAACCAACTTCAGACGGCACCTTGCAGCTTCCTGCAGAAGAATGCCCCAGCACCCAAAGGGTTGCTTACTTCACTGCTGCGTAGGTGTAGGAGTATCCCACGAAGGGCAGGTGCACCCCAAGTGGCGAGCTGTCCATCACATCCGACAGGGTCTCCTAGGAAAGGGGGCAGAAGCACACAGAATGGGGGGAACAGCTCCATGTGGGGGGAACAGCAGGATGGGGCTGATCATGGCTGTGCCCTTCCTCCTGGTAGGTTTCCTGTGCCTTGAGCTGCTGCATAGCACCACAAAGCAGTCCCCAaacactgggggtgggtgggaactacCCGCCTCCCCATTAAATTTTTGTCACAGATTAGTCGTAAGCACAGGAGCCCCATCAGAAAAAGGAAAGGTAGCAACCTTCCTGTCATTTCTACATAGTGGACAAGGATACCACTTCCCTCACCTCCATCACCAGTTAGGGCCACGACATCTTAATGCAGCCAGCGACACGCTGCCTTTTGCTCAtgtcctcaccccccccccccaattccctgaATTGACTCCTTCCTACTTTTCCTTGGAACTTGGGGCTTGTCGTagacttggtctcacactcccagggttttgggtgctcagagttgttggttctgaaccctagagccctcaaagatccctgtttggtagtactgccaccaccctgtaagagccagtgcctcagtccagggacaccgagaccctctaggcttaactatatcccttgtaggcactgagcactttctttacttaaagtctcagttctcaagttactagtccacaatgaggatttggtagcttgctgaacggctaggcaggattctgaaactttgtccccaacagacaatgaaccaacatggtaaaaggatttttactttattaagtacatagggttacaaaacttacaaaaggcagcaaatgctagaggcataaaaacttatAGGAAActtatcagcataaaacaacaaagctaactggctaactctactattctctgactctcacctgggtcagcttcttttgtagatcctcaggtcagttacctaagaggccacatggtcctggcggggcaggatgtgcacccaccacctatctcaccaagaggcaaagaccctgtcctccggaagtagggctggatgctagccctctcagctcttccctcccccctggagatctacagctgcattccatccttgatgggcatcttgcTGGCTGCCTAgatgctacataatcaccttccattgagttgtaaattcttagcagctaggactgcaagccacttctgtgttactgtcttagcttggttcaggctttacatgttactaggcctaaactgtacatattcatgacagtgctctaggacaggggtgcccaaaccccggcccgggggccacttgcggccctcaaggcctttcaatgcggccctcagggagcccccattctccaatgagcctctggtcctccggagatttgttgaagcccacactggcccaatgcaacttctctcagtgtgagggcgactgtttgacctctcatgtgagctgtgggatgagagctcccttcactgcttgctctttcacatctgtgatgcagcagcggcagctaaggaaaggtcaaccttgctttttgcaaggcctcttagaagccttgagctattgcaagaccttgattcatccatataagttcaaatttaatatattcatttatgtaaacttatgtaaatttattcaaatttgaaatgtaaattaattctttatttccccggccccccgatacagtgtcagagagatgatgtggccctcctgccaaaaactttggacacccctgctctaggaaaaCACCAAGACAAGCCCAAAGCCCAGAATCTTCTCTGGCCTCTTCTAGGGCACACCTGACCATCTCAGAAGGAGTGACAGTGTGCTGCAGGAATGGGAAGCGGACCCTAGAGCAGGCCTGAGAATAATCTGCAATGCACTGTGTTTCTCAGCAaacattggcggggggggggggagtcctgagcagtcaaatctgggagaggggaagggatCTGGAAGGCAGACAGCTTGGGGACTGCTCTTTCACAGTTACAAGTTCAGTGTGCGATTCACAAGTGAAGCAGTGCCAGGTGGAGGGCAAAGAAggggaagattaaaaaaaagtcacGTACCCCTCCCCCGCTCACCATGTCAGTGAGACAGTCGTCCACCACGTCAAAGTTGCAGGTGTCGGTGGCGTTGGCAAACTCGGGTACAAATGGTGGTGAGCAGCTGCGCAGGCTCTCCCAGTCCACCCCAGTGAAGAAGGGGTGCTCATGGAAGTCCCGCACCCCGTTCCGTCCCAGCCGCGTCTCTCGGGGGCTGATCAACCCTTCAATTAGAGCCTGAGCCTCTGGGGGGATCTCTGGTGCCGAGAGCGGAAAGCAGAAGTGCTCCTTCAAAGAAACGTTAGAACAGTGAAGACTGCCCAGGTGCACACTAGAGGTGAGCAAAGATGTTTGGAGCAGCAGCTCATTCTCGCCGGAGCGGGAACCCTgggctgttccacttcagactacagACAAAGGTTCAGATATTGAGTGCACccccattaaaaaagaaaagagtctCTCTGCATGGAAAATGAGCGTGTCAGGAGAAGGGTTTTGGCCACACAAGGAGACACCCTGCTGACATCAGGGACCAACCCCATTTGGCACTGACTGAGGACACTCATCCATCCGAGAGTCCATGCATGACCCTCAAGTTCAGAGCAGGCAGCACCCAATCTGGTCCTGGTGAGGGCTGCCCTGGGAGACCCTGGGGTGATTCGGAGGgacagccacagctcacagtgtGAGAATGGCAACAAGGCCCGCAACCAGAATGCTTGACCCCGGGAACCTCCCAAGGTGACTGTGACAGATGAAGCCCCCTGGCACTCATTACTACCACCCAGAAAGGAAAATCATGCCCTCCCATCCTCTAGTGAGGCCATTCATGCCCCCCCCATTCACCTACCTTGAAATGGATGATCTTGCCATAGGTTTCCACCACAGAGTCAGCAAAGAAGGGCGTGTGGCCAAAGAACATCTCATAGGCAAAGACTCCCAGGGACCACCAGTCACACTCTGTGCCGTAGGAATGGGCTCCATCTTCCACCGCTTGCAAGATCTCAGGTGAGAGGTAATCCGGAGTGCCCACTGCCACAGTCGAGCAGACCTGACACCGGGGCAAGAGAAGTCAGAAgccaagaagagccctgctgggtcagcacaaggaagcccatcttgtccagcatccagtctcccacagtggcccaccagatctcTCCAGgaggtcatcaagcaggacaggAGGACAAGAGTGCTCCCCCACCATTGTCTGTTCCCAGCCACTGGGATTCAAGGTAGACTGTCTTGgaaaacatggaggttctattgaTCCATCCTGGccaatagccattgatagatctgtcctTCATGTGCCTGGTCCCCACTAAGGAAGCATCATTTAGAACCTTTTATTCTAAAAGTGCTGTGTGTAAACTGCTCCCCAATGAAAGAAAGAAGTGAGAAAGCAGGGCACAGTGGACATGAGAAACAGATTCAGATCCACACTTAGCCATGAAACTCAAGGCTAAGCTGCAAGAAGTTGTTAAATGGTGTGTCTGTGTgagaggggtgtgtggggggggggtgtcattctGTACATGTTCAGTAGCACTGTTATTAACTTCACAAGCTGCAAAGCTGAGTTGCCACGGCACACTCAACCCCCCCGCACCCGCCCCTTGGTTCAACTCTCACTGTTCCATCTTCACGGAGCTTGAGACAGGAGCCAAAGTCCCCGAGCCGGATGTGTCCACATCGGTCAAGTAGGATGTTATCCGGTTTGATGTCTCTGTTGGGGAGGAGAAAGAGTCAGGCCGATGAACCACTGCAGCGAGAAGTGCCTCTTTGGGGATGCAGAGTAcatgctctcccctccccctgccccaggccAGGCCCCCTCCCCGACTCCAGAGCCTGGCTCGGCTCCCACCCCCCCAGCAGTAATGCAGCAAAGTAGGGCAGAATGAGACAGTCTGGACTGGGCACCCCACCAAGATCCCTGGGGAACGCTGCCTGGAGGCCGCACCATCTTGGGCCAAGCCGCTCAGGCCTGCTGCTTTGGGGCCTGAAAAGAGACACGGTTTCGGCCAGAACGGACGCGTTCGCCACACCTGTAGCTTGAAGCCCACCTTCTTCCAACACAGACCTCAAGGCGGAAAATGGGGGTTTCTCAGCTGATTACTCAGCCAGGTGCTGACCAGACCTGGAGCTGCAGTCCAGTGACCGCGGCACACGCCCTCAGACCCCAGGGAACAGCAGGCTCCGCTTAATTCCTTGCCCCTGCACGCAACTGGTCAGCCTAAGTACACTAtgcaaaaattggggggggggagcaaaaggtTTCCTGCAGACTTCGAGCAGATCCACTCCACCGGCATGATCTCAACAGGCCTCGGCCGGACTCCTTCACCAGAGAGTTCCTAGTTCCTTTTTCAGGAAGGAACGCTCTTCTCCAGGATTCCCAAAATGCTGGTTAGGAGAGACGGAACAGCTGGGCAAAGCTGCCACATCCCGTTCAgtactgcccccccctcccaccaggAGAGAAGGCTAAACTTTTCCAggcctgcctggagatgctgccagtgaCAGAACCCACTGGGACCTGTTGCTCCGCCATGCGCAGCTACACAGGAGCATGGGGTGTGTGGTGGGGCTGGTCCCCCCACAACCCAAGGGTGTTCCCAGAATCCACTGCAGGGGCTTCACAGTGGGGGCCTGAGGCTTCTCTGCACAAGCCAGGCCAGCGGCTCCCCCAAGCGACCACCTTTGCCAGCTCCCTGCCTTACTCTGCTCactggccctgcctcccctcGCTTACTGTCCCatcacccccctccctccctttcttcccccacGGCAGCCCCCATCCCGGTCCGCCCCCCTGCATTCCCAAGCTTTGGCTGCTCATGTGGCTTGGAAGGAAGCCCAGCCTGCCTTGCTCGGCCTGAGATGAATTAGGCGATTATGAATCTAGGACAATGTTTATGGCTGTTTTGGCTCACAGAAGCGATTCGTGCGCACTGAGGCCAAGTCAGCCTCCCGGgcccagcagtggggggggggggggaggcggagtGGAGCAAGGCTGGTGGAGGAATTCTCCCCTCTGTCCCTCTTGGGACAGAGTGGCCCCCACGTATGAACCTCCGCTTCTCTGGAGCATGCTCTGGAGACGTTGGGAATTGGGGCTCAGTGTCAAGCCTCAGCTCCCTGCCTCATTCAGCCTGCAACCAGGGAGTAGAAAGAGTTCGAGTCCAAGGAGATTAGTGCAGAAATTCCAGAGGCCGGAGCGGGAAGGGTACATTCCAACATTCTGCTGTGGACGGAGAGACAAGCAAAAGGAGGAAGCATTTCAAGAAGGACCCGAGGCCCGGAGAGCCAGAAAACACTGGCACCCTTTGCTAATTCTGCAGTCACAAGGGCAAGATTTGGGATGGGTCCATTTTGGAGTTGAGGATCAGGAAACTCAGATGTCAGACCGGAAAAAGAAAAGGGTGCATGGAGAGctgaatgggggaaggggggaaatcaAGGGTAATAAAGGGAGGTGCATCCCGAAACCCTCTTGTACTAGAGGCCCATGAGCTGGCTGTGGCTCCTCAGAACTGATCTGCATATGGGCAGAGGAAttctcatcaccaccaccaccagttcaCATGTTCTAggacaggagtgcccaaaccccggccctggggccacttgcggcccttgaagcctctcaatgcggccctcaaggagcccccagtctccagtgagcctctggtcctccagagattttttggagcccacactggcctgacgcaagtgctttcagcatgagggcaactgtttgaactctcgaatgagctgagggatgagggctccctccactgcttgctgtttcactctgtgatgcagtagcggcagcaaaggaaaggctggccttcctttgtgccaggccttttataggcttgagctattgcaagaccattcattcattcatataagttcatctttaatatattcatttatgtaaacttatgtaaatttattcaaattttaaatgtaaattaattccttttttttttgcctggcccccgacacagtgtcagacagatgatgtggccctcctgccaaaaactttggacacccctgttctaggagtaCAGGCCTCTAGAATAAAGGTTCAGTCTGGATAAACCTCAGGTCTAATTGAAGCTAGAAGATAACTTGAGGGGTTTAAAGGCAAGCAGCACAGGATTGGCCCACCCAAGAGTCACCTCTGGGGGCTCCACCTGCCCGCCGCTCACCTGTGCACGTAGCCCATGCGGTGAATTGAGTCAATGGCCATCACCATCTCCGCCAAGTAGAACCGGGCCATCTCCATTGGGATGCGGTCCCCAAACTTGCTCAGCAGCGTCAGGAGGTCGCCCCCCACATAGTAATCCATCACAAGGTACTACGGAGAGGGGGAAGATATTAAGAGAAGGCGTCTCCTCCCATTTGCAAGGCTGCTCCTCtcaccagcaccaccaccctCTGTAGGGTCGGCCCTGATCAAATccaaggggcaggaggaggaagagaagaaacgGTGCCCTCAACCTGACCTGGCAGGGAAGGGAATTAGGTTCTTCGACCTGATGGAGGCCTATTAGTCATACCTCTGCCTGATCAATGCTACATCCTCAGGAAGGAAATAAAtttctcccaggtaagttcagttggcaaccttcagtctcgaaagactctggtatcacgctctgaatggtggttctggaacagcgtctagtgtggctgaaaaggccaatccgggagtgacaatcccttccacaccgggagcaagtgcagtctgtccctggtctgtctccctggctatgggccttccttctttgcctctttgcctcagtctgttggccaagtgtctcttcaaactgggagaggccatgctgcacagcctgcctccaagcgggccgctcagaggccagggtttcccacctgttgaggtccactcctaaggccttcagatccctcttgcaggtaagattttattttaaatcatAACCATTAcaataatgggcaggaggtctggtccagagggtagagcctccgtttgcctgaagataacagctgaaggtcgccagttcgaggccaccagcactgaaaggcgagaccttgaagcagctgacaagcccagccgagtttttccatctgctctttggccgcccttccagtgagatatgaaggactgtcagcttgcgtgggaggaaaccggaggccagaatgtgataccagatcataaaaggatccatctgaaatgttgtagttcttgaaagacagaaccttggtcaattgtaaaaatccctatagggatttagtatagctaTACTATATACCTGTGTAACCTTGAAATACACCTGTTTAaacctgtgtaaaccaccttgaaataaagtctgaggagaaatctgaagaccatgaaaggcggtatataaatacctgttactactactactgtttaAGAGTTTCCAAAGCTCTTCTGCTGGGTTTCTGACTGCCCTCTGTCAGAGACAGAGTACCAGGTTGGTGGGATCTTAGGGGCTGACACAGCACAGCAGTTCCTTGGGTTCTAATGAAAAGTTTCCTGCTTGGCACTCACCAGGTAGTTCTCGTCCTGGAAAGCAAAATGCAGCTGTGTGATCCAGCGCTTGTCGCCATTCACCAGGACGTCCCGCTCCTCCCGGAAGCAGGAAACCTGGAGGGGGCAGCATCAAGATTTCAGATGGACAGGCGGGCTTCTGACTCTCAGACCAACTTGGGACTGACTCACACTTACCTCGCCCCGTTTCAACATGTCCCACTTGTTCATGATTTTCATGGCGTACACTTGGGATGTCCTCTTCAGCTTCACCACTGCCACCTATGTGGATAAAacacagggggtggggtggggtgagtcACAGGATCCACACTTCCACTGGGAGTTCATCCTGCCTGCAGCACAGACTGAAGAGGGTTCAACAGCCTctcctatgaagctgccttaataGTCCTGCTCTGGCACCTTTCAGCTGCAGAAGGCAGGACTCGGTTTAAGCGCCATCAACGGTGGCTGCAGCTTTACCCCTGCCCTGGCAGGCTTCCCTTCCGCATGGCTT
This sequence is a window from Tiliqua scincoides isolate rTilSci1 chromosome 10, rTilSci1.hap2, whole genome shotgun sequence. Protein-coding genes within it:
- the DMPK gene encoding myotonin-protein kinase isoform X4, which encodes MAAEVRLKKLEELVLDRSVVHVETLVDLFLCVHHELSTSPLAQEKYIMEFLQWAEPVTSRLKELRLQRDDFEILKVIGRGAFSEVAVVKLKRTSQVYAMKIMNKWDMLKRGEVSCFREERDVLVNGDKRWITQLHFAFQDENYLYLVMDYYVGGDLLTLLSKFGDRIPMEMARFYLAEMVMAIDSIHRMGYVHRDIKPDNILLDRCGHIRLGDFGSCLKLREDGTVCSTVAVGTPDYLSPEILQAVEDGAHSYGTECDWWSLGVFAYEMFFGHTPFFADSVVETYGKIIHFKEHFCFPLSAPEIPPEAQALIEGLISPRETRLGRNGVRDFHEHPFFTGVDWESLRSCSPPFVPEFANATDTCNFDVVDDCLTDMVSGGGETLSDVMDSSPLGVHLPFVGYSYTYAAVKQNEPEERSHEDLTMEIDCPRRAPSGEQTPKDPSEELSCKLPSGQTLDLGTFLELQSALEAELRSREMLCQELSMVKVANQTFASQLKEAENRNLELEAQIKRLEEQIEGMKPTTGEEAALGWSPRCSPDHTHPFWCCVERPADAAPWYLGSVNTP
- the DMPK gene encoding myotonin-protein kinase isoform X5 — translated: MAAEVRLKKLEELVLDRSVVHVETLVDLFLCVHHELSTSPLAQEKYIMEFLQWAEPVTSRLKELRLQRDDFEILKVIGRGAFSEVAVVKLKRTSQVYAMKIMNKWDMLKRGEVSCFREERDVLVNGDKRWITQLHFAFQDENYLYLVMDYYVGGDLLTLLSKFGDRIPMEMARFYLAEMVMAIDSIHRMGYVHRDIKPDNILLDRCGHIRLGDFGSCLKLREDGTVCSTVAVGTPDYLSPEILQAVEDGAHSYGTECDWWSLGVFAYEMFFGHTPFFADSVVETYGKIIHFKEHFCFPLSAPEIPPEAQALIEGLISPRETRLGRNGVRDFHEHPFFTGVDWESLRSCSPPFVPEFANATDTCNFDVVDDCLTDMVSGGGETLSDVMDSSPLGVHLPFVGYSYTYAAVKQNEPEERSHEDLTMEIDCPRRAPSGEQTPKDPSEELSCKLPSGQTLDLGTFLELQSALEAELRSREMLCQELSMVKVANQTFASQLKEAENRNLELEAQIKRLEEQIEGMKPTTGEEARRHHGISAL